The nucleotide window GGTCTTGGTTTATAAATTATCCGATCCGGTTTTACTCTATTGGGTTTTGGATACCCTATGggctttttttaaaaacatgtattttttttaaaacatgtaTTGTTCTTGGTAACATTGATAGCTATTTAtagatttaataaatattaaggataattaatattatttattttaattttagatttGCAAGATATTACAGACTTTAGTTTACGAccttataataataaataattttatcttttcCACTTGCATACATATGTAATTCTCGAAATTACATATTAATGTATCATGAACGTGAACATATTCACCAGTAAATgcacatttttttttggattctCAATTTTATCACAGGTTTGATACCATTTTATCCTAAATATTAAACCATAAACAATAGTCATAAACCGTAAATATTAGAGTTTTTTTattgaatgtatttttgaaaggTGGTATCCAATTTAAGATACTTTAAgtaatcaaatttttattttatcacaaGTTTGAAACCATTTTCAAATTTACCTTTAAATGATAATAATTTTGATAAATACCCTGAATTTGTAATAAAAAGATTAAATTAACTTccttaaatcatttataaatttttaagaataatttataattatttataaaattttataaacccAACCTCACCCTCTAAATAATAAACCATAAACAATAATCACTAACCATAACCCAAATGTTAGTGTATTTTTTATTGAGTACATTTTTGAAAAATGGTATCCAATTTAGGGTATTTTAAGTaatttctcttattttttataCTTTCTAGCGCTATAAACATGTTCATTTCTTACAAATCCAGTAAAAATGTTTTCAGAATTAGGTTTGAGATagttattttacaaaattattttttaatgatcCATGGTTCAACCAATTTGACCAAATGATCCATGAATGATTTGAAATATAGTACTTTTATCGGTTCGTTTCAAAAGCATTATTATGAATCAAATAAGAAGATAagacatatttaaaatctatactaacccgtaaatatatatatatatatatatatattttccacTCCGTTAATAATGATTTAGTTTGATATTTTGGACTCTCTTTGATATTATTGCAGTGTAATAAATGCATAAATTCGTAGAATTTAACATGTCAGCGACAAGTcttaataactttttttgtcaacgttaATAACTTTAATAACAAttttctatctatctatctattattattattattattattattattattattatatattttctattactTGACTGTGGAATTGCTTTCTTCCTTGACTGCTGAATCTTGAACGTTATTGGCTTAGGAACACGTATATGTAATCTAACTGGAGGAGTCAATAATTTACTAAAGTAAAATgcatttgaaaaataaatatataccaTCATCACCAATcgtattatttttgaaaatagaaAGTAAACAATAACTAATGAGATCATGCTTAGTCTTAAATCTCAAACTATATGATTCTAAATGACGTGTTAGATAACTAATGTATTCATATATATAGTTGTTGACCTTATCAGACCAATACAGTGATCTTCTGGTGACTTGACGATCTAAAACTCAGTGTATTGTCTGTTTAACTACTCATACCATCAAACAGTTAACTAACGTGTTGTACATTGAGATCACGTCCGAGTTAACGTAGATGTTTTCTGTTCTTCTTATTTTAATCAGTtgttaacattttaaaatttttacatgCATGTTCCTgtgaatatatgtataattattttgtttccaACTGTAGTCTCATTATTCCCTGTCGGCGATAAACCAAtttaattattcaatttttggttaaaaaaaagatGTTTCCCCTCTTTGTCGTCGGAAGGAAcaatgtaaataattttttccaACGAAAATTGAGTTCAATCTACTAGACACTTTTTTACCATGAAACGAAGAGTTGgttgttatttttaattattcatgaTCACCCATCTTACATTAGTTAAGATACACTACTTGATTTGCAGACGACCGAATGCAAAATTGAAATTCCAATATGTAAAACTTACGATGTACTCTACATTAACCACACCAGTGgtggataaaaaatatattttgtactAGGTACactattttatacaaaatattatttgaaaaacttaatatttatattattagttAAGTATCATATTTGGTTAATTAATTAAAGAGGGCCgataaatttatttactaaactatatagataacaaaaaagaaaggaaaaataaCACGAAATGAGTAGTAATGCAtgaaattcttttttaaaaatacatgaaatTTTAGTATAGATGTTAATATTGGCATGACTCAACCATTTAAGATGCTAAACTACTTTAAAGGGGTGTATTGAATCTGAAATTTGAAATGATTTGTTTTTAGTGATTTTAGGTGAATATTAGAATTTGGTGtgatttttgttaaaagaaTCTCATCTAAAACCAtagaatttgaatttttattataaaacctCTCTCAGACACCCTAAAAATATTTAAGGCATTCTAAAATCTTCAACTTGAATTTTGTTCAATAAGAGTGGAAAGTGGATTTCAAAGTGTTTGTTAAAATGACAAAATTCAGTAATACTggattttaaagtattttttaaatCCTTGTTTGAATAACAgtaaaattgttattttaagACAAACCATCTGAAATTATTAGTTAAATACACCTCCTAAGAAATCCTTAATACTTGAATACACCCCCTAAGAAAGCCTTAATACAgacacaaaattataaatttagcATGGGGCACATGCCCACCCTCACAACGTACATCCGCCCTTAACCAGAAGAACGTAGACATGGTTTTTTTAGTACTACTATAATGagatataagaaaaaattaaacagCAAAAGTCCTCCCACATCACATATTAGTTCGTTCTCCTAAAAAAAGTTATTCAGCTTTCATGaagaaaatttcaatttttattataactgaAGTATGACAAATCTAAATAAATAACGGATATAAATTTAAACTTAGgatcaaaatatttaatcttAAAATTCGTTATAACTAATAGtgttatatataatgtatataatCGGTAAGATTTTAGTTTATTGTAAAGTGACATTGTCTGAGAAGCCAACAAACTTTAAGATTCATCAAGGTCTCTATATTCTCTTCTTTTGACCACATATAAGTATCACCCATGCGATATAAAGACAAATGTCAAccttaattcttatatatttggGAATCTGTTGAGCATTCACATTAATAATTATACAATTGGGACTTAATTGATTAGTGTaattataaaaagaagaaaatgaacaaatttgaatatatatgtatataaatctatatttccggtactttttatatatatatatagatcttGAATTATAAACAGATATCAATTGTTTGAACATGATAATTTTAATTCACTTTAAGTTTAAAGTCATAAAATTAGATATATAGAGCAAAtacttgaacaaaaaaattagtttgaaaAAGGTCTAGAAATATTGATAACTGCAgatagttatttatttatttagagtTGAGGTTTTTAACATATTAGTATGTATTACTTCCATCTTCAGTTATATAAATTTGTTTCTTGAACTGTAGTCATATCATAATTCATGTTAGACATTCGATAGTCTATGTATAATTTTGATTGTTGTGGTGAATACTCAAATAACAGTTGACAATATTATGAAAAGAGAAACGTTTGATTGATGTTACTCGCAAAAAAATACTATTGATTGGTTGAAAAATGAAGGCACTCAAAAAGTCAGAACTAATGAATATTTGGAACTTCGAACCAAAAAgtagtttcaaaaagaaaaagaaaaagacaaactttttttttgtaactgtagAAAAAGACAAACTTCGAACCAAATATATCCATAGGTCTGCATAATATATCATTATTTCTTATATCAGATATAAATACTCCAAGTTTCATAAAGTtacatatctattttttttttgcattttcaatGCATGTTTATTAACTGATtgctaatttaaaaaaaaacttaattacacttaaatttttattgacttaaaattataaaaaaaatcacaaaaaattatatacatttaatattttttattaaaatgtgtaaaaaatttaaaatatgtaatattttgaaaCGAAAAGAATATACAATTAAAAATGAGCCGAGATAATAAGACATGCCAATCAACGCAAATAATAGATGGTTAACACATTAGTTATGGTGTGAATTCTAAAAATAATTCACACTTGATTTTATCTAAAAGAGTTATAAgactataaaaatttaaatcgaagtgttaaaaaaaaaatgatttcaacagttgtaaaaaaaaaaaaaagaaatcaaccGAAATGTTTGAAAGTTTCACCTAATACTCTCCTAAACTGTGGTTATAAATTCTCTTCTTCACAGCATCTTCCAACAACCCAAAACCACACGTATTCTTCATTCCTTCTCTAAGAACATCAACCAATGGGAGAAGCGGCGGAGCAAGCCCGTGACTGTGACTTCCACGTGACCAGCAATAGGAAGCAGCTCATCACGGCGGCTCTTCCACTCCAGGACCACTGGCTCCCTCTCTCAAACCTCGACCTCATCCTTCCTCCTGTCCACGTTAGCGTTTGTTTCTGCTACAAGAAACCACGTAACATGACTAATTCAATGGCTCATGAAACCCTCAAGACGGCTTTGGCTGAGACTCTCGTCTCCTATTACGCTTTTGCCGGCGAGATTGTCACTAATCCCACCGGAGAACCTGAGATTCTCTGCAACAACCGCGGTGTAGATTTCATGGAGGCCGGTGCTGACGTGGACCTCCGAGAGCTTAACCTCTATGATCCTGATGAAAGTATTGTCAAGCTTGTTCCCATCAAGAAACACGGAGTCATAGCGATTCAGGTAACAGTTTTTGTTAAATTCACGTTTATCATGTGTTTCTAGATTAAAACCAACTGAAGATAATAGATTTATCATAatcctttatatattagtttattaattttctattttaaggCAGTAATAGTTCACTAGCTACAAAAACATAACTCTACTTTTGTTTCGTTGTCTGAACAGGTGACTCAACTGAAATGTGGGAGCATAGTTGTGGGATGCACATTTGATCATCGTGTAGCAGATGCATACTCCATGAACATGTTCCTTGTATCGTGGGCCGAGATCTCTCGGTCCGATGTACCAATCTCTTGTGTACCATCGTTTAGAAGATCTCTATTAAACCCTAGAAGACCATTGGTCATGGATTCAGCTATAGACCAGATGTACATACCTGTCACTTCCTTGCCCCCTCCGCAAGAAACCACCAATCCAGACAGTATCCTCGCCAGCCGTCTCTATTACATCAAAGCGGATGCACTAGACGACCTTCAAGCCCTAGCTAGCGGCTCAAAACGTAGGACGAAACTTGAATCGTTCAGCGCGTTTCTATGGAAACTCGTGGCCAAACACGCGGCAACAGATCCAGTCCCGAGCAAGAACTCGAAACTAGGAATCGTTGTTGATGGAAGGAGGAGAGTTATGGAGCAAGAAAAAAATACTTACTTCGGAAACGTTCTTTCAATCCCATTTGGTGGACAAAAGATCGATGACTTGGTCAACAAGCCATTGTCTTGGGTGACCGAAGTGGTTCACAGGTTCTTGGAGAGTTCTGTGACCAAAGAACATTTCTTGAACTTGATTGATTGGGTTGAGACACGCCGCCCAACACCTACGGTTTCAAGAATCTACAGCACGGGGTCGGAGGACGGACCCGCCTTTGTGGTTTCTTCAGGGAGGAGTTTTCCGGTGACCCAAGTGGATTTCGGGTGGGGCTCGCCGGTGTTCGGGTCTTATCATTTCCCATGGGGAGGTAATGCAGGATATGTGATGCCTATGCCGAGCTCGGTGGAGGATGGAGACTGGATGGTTTACTTGCACCTCACGAAAGGACAGTTGAAGTTTATTGAGGAAGAGGCTTCTCAAGTGCTTAAACCTATTGACAATAATTACCTCAAGATTTAAAACACTAATCTGTTGTTAATGCAATATCTATTACGGTTCATTTGTGTTATGCATGTCATATGTGATATTATGTTTGCTTGCGTCTTTGTTCTATTTGAATTATGTGTATAATATGTACTTTGTGTATCAAATCATATCCCTTTGATTTTTGGTTCAGTTACTTGGATGATGTTGCTCAATCTAATATTTGCACAGTAATCAATTAGTTGATTTTTTTCCAACAACATACATTCAAGGGTTTGAGTCCAGATAGTAACACCACCAACATTATTAAATTACATGATCAGttctatttaattttgtttgtaaACTATAGGTAATTACTTACAATTGCTCTTATTCAATCTATGAAAACCACCTTCTTGCACTATGTCATTATACCTGTAATTATACGCATTTGGTGTCATtagaatgaaacaaaacagagtaGTCTTGACTAAAACATATAAGGTAcaaacatattattaataaaatatgttttggtAGAATTCATTGTTAGGAGTTGGGATATAATATGTTGAACCAATAGTTATGTATGTAGTTTTGACTGAATAGATGTTACTAGCTAACTGGAGCTTCGTTCTTGTGCGGTTGTACCATTTAGGGTTTAGTCAAGACTACTCTGATTGTTCTTGGTAACACTGAGCTATTTATAGATTTAATTATCCATCAGTTGTTCATCTTCCTAGTGGTTGTATTTTACCCCAAAAATATTCATTAAGCAGATTTAACTACTAAACCTAGACCTACCTCTactaatataaacaaaataatgtcTTTTACTAAAATACTGCATACCAGTGCTTAAAAAAGTGGCGCGTTCACTAATCACTTTGGTGTATGCTATACGCATTTTTGTCCAAACACTATGGTCATGTTTAGCATATGTGTCGTGCCTCGACATAACATACGTATCACAtgaagtttcaaaaagaaaaaacatacgTATCACATGTGgatattttcataatatatcGGAAAATCTAATAATCTAAATCTATAGATGGTCGAATGTTATGGCTGAGAATGGGGAGCGTAAAATGTTATGGTCCATGAGTGAAATACAAGTGGTCCAATTTTATTTTGTCTTTTAGCTAAATTGATAGAGCGACCATTATTATGAGATGAGAGGAGTGAGTTGAATAAAACATGGTATGGGTTTATTCACACGATTCAAGACTAAagatataaccaaaaaaaatattgttttctacATCTCTAGTACATGTAATATTATCATATCATACAAAAATACTCTTCACTTCTATAGCTATACTTCTATCACCtcaaaacttattttttaaagtcTCTTCTCTAAAGATCGTAATGTTTATCCTCCATagtttatgaaatatatatttgtatactaTTATTCATGTGTATTTGtatttagttatatttatagaaaagaACATTAGCTGCATATTTCTTCATTGTTGGCATGCATCTTTGCGTTTAATTATTGAAAGGACATTtggaatttggaaaaaaaaatcttttgtgATTTTCCAAGATATAATATTGAAGTGCAAAAAAGAATGGTATTGGCTACGATTGATCtgcataattttattaaaatttcagattagcaatattttatatttttattagaatttCAAATATGATATTGAAgtgtaaaaaaaatagtatcaCCATTAAAGCCGTTATGTTCTGATGTCGTAAAGGCTGGCCctgcatttataaaaaaatatagctaACTGTTATGGAAAGGTGACGCGTTCACTATTCACTTCGGTATTATACTATACACACATTTCTGGAAGGGGTGTAGGGATACTTGTCGACCGTGGACGAAAGTctgtaaatttaaaaaaagtaAAGAGAATGTTAACGTCGTTGAGGAAGATTAGAATTATGTGGTTTTTGATTAAGAGTCAAAGTCGTGTCATACCAACTTGATGTCCTTTTCTAATTGTCAACCAACTAAATGTCCTTTCTAGTATTTATTATATTGTACTACTGATAGTTATTTACTTTATTCAATTCAAATCTGATACGTACTCCTTGTTCGGAAACTCGCTAGGCGCTACGCGTGCGGCACACACGGGCCTAGCGATTTATTGAAAAACCGGAAAAGAATCGGGGAGTACGCGGAGAGGAATTTTTTGTACTATTAGAtgtataatacatgtataatacGGTATTGTACGTATGATATCACATTTcatacatataatataaaaaatttatataatacatatttatgGAAAACACATCATTGATACTAAAAGTCAGAGAAATAGATACCAATTagatcacaaaatataattgtactTCTTTTAGTTCACATCATACAATATAGAACAAAGACAAAAgacaaaacatattaaaaagatacaaacatCACTAAGAGACAAAATAGATGAGATGTGATCCTGTAAAATGATATACTTAAATTCAAACACACGAAAACTTCCAAAATCTTTATCTTAAACATCAAGAAAGACAAAAGAGTTGGTCAACCCAAAGCTAACCCAACGGTTCACAAAGTGATAAACTTCCATTCACGTGAACCAATACTTCATGAACCAATACttcattaaaaaataatcaagtTCTATAATCTACTAAACTAAACTTTTCTACCAAACTATAAAAGACGTAAACTTAAGACACGAAGCTGAGGAATCCACAATTTGAAAAGaagatttaataaattaaacaatgaaTGATTTAGTGTTTATTACCTTGAATTGGGTACAATAAGGATTTTCAATCGATGAACGAATTTGATTCACGTTATCTGTTTTGGATTCACTTGAATTGAGGAAGAGCAATGGAAACTAGGGTTAACAAAGATTGTCAGTTCTGTTGTCGGGAAAGAGAAAGATAGGTgaagatttcatttttttattactaGTGGGCCTTTAATATTGGGCCAAATTATACTAAGTTAATATGACCGATTTTTTTTCCAACGATTTGAAATTCCGCGCTTAAAATACGGTCTCCGCGGGTATAACTCGGTTTACTGTAGACACCAACCGAATTACTTCAACTCGCTACGGTGAGCACACGGCTTACGATTACTCGGCCGATTAATCGGCTAGGCGGCCGAGTTTTCGAACAAGGTACGTActaagttatttttaaaaacaaatacagagaataaatctttttttttctcttctaaaAACGCACATTTAACATAATATCTCATAGCTTGGTTTTactagtaatttttttttatagaatctACTGGTAAAATGTTACGAAATTTATTATGAAACATCGGTTCAAaatttcaacattttttttttgtcaatcataatattattaaaagatataacaGGCTCAGGTCTTACAATTTTTCAACATACTCTTacagaaaataattataataatatattaattactaGACAAACAATTACTCTTTGATTAGGTTCTGAATGGTAACATCGGATTGCATGGTGCAGGACAAACGGGACAAGCGGTACAACTGTGGTGTAGTtttgataataataaaaacgtatagatatatggtttatatagagatttttgttattgttaattGTGGTGCAGTGCAGGTCAGATCGTAACATTGAGAGCCTTAATTCTTTAGTCAAAGAAAGGTGAGAAAAGAATCTCAAATTGCACATTAAAATATCACAGATATACTTTATATAACCCAATACATAATGTATGTTAAgtaaggaaaaaataaaaaaaaattatcatgaTTCTGTAATAAGTGTGGAgttatctttttatatatatatttacacacAAATATATAGTTTAACCATAGGCTGGTAAGGGCTAATATGGAGTACATCTTAAACTCTTCTATCCTGGATTCGATTTCTATcatcaaattatttaacatatatttgaaaataattttatatgttttaacaaaaaaaaattatagtttatattttgtatgtgaaatgaaataatattatacattatcgatatataacatttaaagtttttagtcacattttaaataaatttgtttaattttttataaaatttagttagaGAATAATTGGATTAGAAGATAATTgtagttttagtaaatttggatagagaataatttaacaacataaataatttttggttgattaattaagc belongs to Brassica rapa cultivar Chiifu-401-42 chromosome A07, CAAS_Brap_v3.01, whole genome shotgun sequence and includes:
- the LOC103830504 gene encoding shikimate O-hydroxycinnamoyltransferase, with protein sequence MGEAAEQARDCDFHVTSNRKQLITAALPLQDHWLPLSNLDLILPPVHVSVCFCYKKPRNMTNSMAHETLKTALAETLVSYYAFAGEIVTNPTGEPEILCNNRGVDFMEAGADVDLRELNLYDPDESIVKLVPIKKHGVIAIQVTQLKCGSIVVGCTFDHRVADAYSMNMFLVSWAEISRSDVPISCVPSFRRSLLNPRRPLVMDSAIDQMYIPVTSLPPPQETTNPDSILASRLYYIKADALDDLQALASGSKRRTKLESFSAFLWKLVAKHAATDPVPSKNSKLGIVVDGRRRVMEQEKNTYFGNVLSIPFGGQKIDDLVNKPLSWVTEVVHRFLESSVTKEHFLNLIDWVETRRPTPTVSRIYSTGSEDGPAFVVSSGRSFPVTQVDFGWGSPVFGSYHFPWGGNAGYVMPMPSSVEDGDWMVYLHLTKGQLKFIEEEASQVLKPIDNNYLKI